In Dolichospermum flos-aquae CCAP 1403/13F, the following proteins share a genomic window:
- a CDS encoding sterol desaturase family protein, translated as MSSLLYWLLWVRRPQSWEVRRLHDLDRRKSKMKSEIKWSLFSCLIFALPSAFIMEMIALGQTKVYINPIQYGWVYLPVSLFIYLFIHDTYFYWTHRWLHIPSIYRRFHKVHHESINPTPWTSFSFDPVESMMTAIIIPILVFIIPIHISMILLLLTLMTIFGVVNHTGYEVYPRSWMRGFWGKNWITPTHHTLHHHKFNCNYGLYFRFWDQLMNTDVMVKTPFILKKNRSNN; from the coding sequence GTGTCTTCGCTGCTTTATTGGTTACTTTGGGTTCGTCGTCCCCAGTCTTGGGAAGTTCGTCGTCTTCATGATCTGGATAGACGGAAGAGTAAAATGAAAAGCGAAATCAAATGGTCTCTCTTTTCCTGTCTTATTTTTGCTTTACCCAGTGCTTTTATCATGGAAATGATCGCATTAGGACAAACAAAAGTTTATATAAATCCTATCCAATATGGCTGGGTTTATTTGCCAGTAAGTCTGTTTATATATTTGTTTATCCACGATACTTATTTTTATTGGACTCATCGCTGGTTACATATTCCTAGCATATATCGTCGCTTTCATAAAGTGCATCACGAATCTATTAACCCTACTCCCTGGACTTCTTTTTCTTTTGATCCAGTTGAGAGTATGATGACGGCAATTATTATTCCTATTTTGGTTTTTATTATTCCCATTCACATTAGTATGATCCTTTTATTGCTAACATTAATGACCATATTTGGCGTTGTCAATCATACAGGTTATGAGGTTTATCCCCGTTCCTGGATGCGTGGTTTTTGGGGGAAAAATTGGATTACTCCAACTCACCATACTCTTCATCATCACAAGTTTAATTGTAATTATGGTCTTTATTTTCGGTTTTGGGATCAGTTGATGAATACAGATGTGATGGTGAAAACGCCATTTATTCTGAAGAAAAATAGAAGTAATAACTAA
- a CDS encoding outer membrane protein translates to MNKNLCLSVFAVFATLFTTSAQAEEVSTKAADLMPNSSFLPTSKESKSSNLVAQNNEPLIGFTGSKQPASNYWYASGSLGAIFPNNVKVDDDNKLKLNSGFQLTAAGGYQWKNARAEAEVSFRSPGADKVSDTFGNESKLTGNVNQTTFLVNGYYDISTKSKLRPYVGAGIGFGVISPDIKFGGEKFEISSGTSFAYQGKVGVQYEVAKKGNAFVELKYLGIGGYTSKEDLKFGSFNSPALSIGYRQGF, encoded by the coding sequence ATGAATAAAAATCTGTGCCTTTCTGTATTTGCTGTATTCGCTACTTTATTCACTACCTCTGCTCAAGCTGAGGAAGTTTCTACAAAAGCTGCCGATTTGATGCCAAATAGTTCTTTTTTACCTACTAGTAAGGAGTCCAAATCATCTAATTTAGTAGCTCAGAATAACGAGCCTCTGATTGGTTTTACTGGTTCTAAACAGCCTGCAAGTAATTACTGGTATGCAAGTGGAAGTCTTGGTGCTATTTTTCCAAATAATGTCAAGGTAGATGATGATAACAAGTTAAAGTTAAATTCTGGTTTTCAGTTAACTGCTGCTGGGGGTTATCAGTGGAAAAATGCTCGTGCTGAAGCAGAAGTTAGTTTTCGTTCTCCAGGTGCTGATAAAGTCAGTGATACTTTTGGTAATGAAAGTAAATTAACTGGTAATGTCAATCAAACTACTTTTCTTGTCAATGGCTACTATGATATCTCAACCAAATCTAAACTTCGTCCCTACGTTGGTGCTGGTATAGGCTTTGGTGTGATTAGTCCTGATATTAAGTTTGGAGGAGAAAAGTTCGAAATTAGTAGTGGTACATCTTTTGCCTATCAAGGAAAAGTAGGTGTTCAATATGAAGTCGCCAAAAAAGGCAATGCTTTCGTTGAATTGAAATACCTTGGTATAGGCGGTTATACCAGTAAGGAGGATCTGAAGTTTGGTTCATTCAATTCTCCAGCGTTGAGTATTGGTTATCGGCAAGGTTTTTAA
- a CDS encoding LuxR C-terminal-related transcriptional regulator codes for MQLKSRMNQQEFERVFYNLTENRKNVLQKILSGDTDTDIAEAMNITEASVRKYVERICYEFGLNNEPADSRRYKRSDLVGLFAKYKPELLTDSQSKWTKELAKTQDEDHEDITKSILYLLSVHKPVPEELKKVLRRMNFSEKEKKEIAKSLNQLGHESYLSNDFIIAASYLELAVALNKNHGSAHYNLGATYEKLDNLDDACHHYQIAIKYQNRAADAAINNLARLQILQGNSADAVKIIEPILSKVKDDTVKVSLHKNLAWAYFQQNSYEQAHQHLLICLELENNYAPAYCLLAQVQAAQGNRQASRESWRNFIEFYTHDQELKKAHCKLPELEICKLEAMRIINSPDK; via the coding sequence ATGCAATTAAAATCAAGGATGAATCAACAAGAGTTTGAGCGCGTATTCTATAACCTCACAGAAAACCGCAAAAACGTATTGCAAAAAATACTTTCAGGTGACACAGATACGGACATAGCCGAAGCGATGAACATTACAGAAGCATCCGTGAGAAAGTATGTGGAAAGAATATGTTACGAATTTGGACTGAATAATGAACCTGCTGATAGTCGTCGTTACAAACGCTCAGACTTGGTTGGATTGTTTGCTAAATATAAACCAGAGTTATTAACTGATAGTCAATCTAAATGGACAAAAGAACTAGCAAAAACACAAGATGAAGATCATGAAGATATTACTAAATCTATCTTGTATTTACTATCAGTTCATAAACCCGTTCCAGAAGAATTAAAAAAGGTGCTAAGACGCATGAATTTCAGTGAAAAAGAAAAAAAAGAAATTGCTAAATCTCTAAATCAATTAGGACATGAAAGCTACCTGAGTAATGATTTTATAATTGCTGCATCTTATCTAGAATTAGCAGTGGCATTAAATAAAAATCATGGTTCTGCTCACTATAATCTAGGGGCAACTTACGAAAAGTTAGATAATTTAGATGATGCTTGTCATCATTATCAGATTGCAATTAAATATCAAAACCGCGCTGCTGATGCTGCTATTAATAATTTAGCTCGGTTGCAAATTCTCCAAGGAAATAGTGCAGATGCTGTGAAAATTATTGAACCAATTTTGTCAAAGGTGAAAGATGACACAGTTAAAGTTTCATTACACAAAAATCTTGCTTGGGCATATTTTCAGCAAAATTCTTATGAACAAGCACACCAACATTTACTTATTTGTCTGGAATTAGAAAACAATTATGCCCCAGCTTATTGCTTATTGGCACAAGTCCAAGCAGCACAAGGAAATCGGCAAGCTTCTAGAGAATCATGGCGAAATTTTATAGAATTTTATACCCATGATCAAGAACTTAAAAAAGCCCATTGTAAATTACCAGAATTAGAAATTTGTAAGTTGGAAGCGATGAGAATTATTAATTCTCCAGACAAATAA
- a CDS encoding NB-ARC domain-containing protein: MDTKQIIRGLKDWVKREKGIDFHLNACQEAILEYSLQNIAYANMDNLGYAVDTIKNNTGPDLFKYLSQVTDRKVSKKNCFLTLPRLLEHPGTEEDTENNLLRIDLREAPVPKDFYGRVEELSKLETWIVKEHCPLVGVFGMGGIGKTPLLRKFVDKVKDKFDYIIWKKLEYSPFLEDFLTHIESYFPANNLEKNPHKKNISQRILSLISFLNQHRCLLIFDNWEKLMVTDEISEDQQKINYSNYGKFLESVATLEHQSCVVFVSLQTHQQMDIADKSRVRRLTLTGLNNQDSQYILKNFKLSEKGRERLIKQYQGHPSALEFAAQHIQNNYNGEIDDFLKGTFFIHDVITDLFDKHISGLSNIELNIVRKLVYETEPMSLPEIYQLFPSISQAKIGQAIDKLCTDGLIARDDSQRLPTFCIVHPLLIKYIKRRFPKKDD; encoded by the coding sequence ATGGATACAAAACAGATAATTAGAGGATTAAAGGATTGGGTAAAGCGTGAAAAAGGCATAGATTTTCATTTAAATGCTTGTCAAGAAGCGATTTTAGAATATTCTTTGCAAAATATCGCCTATGCCAATATGGATAATCTCGGTTATGCTGTTGACACTATCAAAAACAATACGGGTCCTGATTTATTCAAATACCTCAGTCAAGTTACAGATAGGAAAGTTAGCAAAAAGAATTGCTTCTTAACTCTCCCACGACTTTTAGAACATCCTGGTACTGAGGAAGACACAGAAAACAATTTATTACGGATAGATTTACGGGAAGCACCAGTTCCTAAAGATTTCTATGGCCGTGTAGAAGAATTATCTAAGTTAGAAACATGGATAGTTAAAGAACACTGTCCTTTGGTGGGGGTTTTTGGTATGGGTGGGATTGGGAAAACACCACTATTAAGAAAGTTTGTGGATAAAGTTAAAGATAAATTTGATTATATTATCTGGAAGAAGCTTGAATATTCCCCTTTTTTAGAAGATTTTTTAACTCATATAGAATCATATTTTCCAGCTAATAATTTAGAAAAAAATCCCCATAAAAAAAATATATCTCAGAGAATTCTTAGCCTAATTTCTTTCTTAAATCAACATCGGTGCTTACTGATTTTTGATAATTGGGAAAAACTAATGGTAACTGATGAAATATCAGAAGATCAGCAAAAAATAAACTATTCTAATTATGGCAAATTTTTAGAATCCGTTGCAACATTAGAACATCAAAGTTGCGTAGTATTTGTCAGTTTACAAACACATCAACAAATGGATATTGCGGATAAATCCAGAGTTAGAAGATTAACATTAACTGGTTTAAATAATCAAGATTCTCAATACATATTGAAGAATTTTAAATTGTCAGAAAAGGGACGAGAAAGACTTATTAAACAATATCAAGGACATCCATCAGCTTTAGAATTTGCTGCTCAACATATTCAAAATAATTATAATGGTGAAATTGATGACTTTCTCAAAGGAACATTTTTTATTCATGATGTCATAACTGATTTATTTGATAAACATATTTCTGGTTTATCAAATATAGAACTCAATATCGTGCGAAAATTAGTTTATGAAACAGAACCAATGTCACTTCCTGAAATTTATCAATTATTTCCCTCTATTTCTCAAGCAAAAATTGGTCAAGCCATAGATAAATTATGTACAGATGGGTTAATTGCAAGGGATGATAGCCAAAGATTACCAACTTTTTGTATTGTGCATCCTTTACTTATTAAATATATTAAAAGACGTTTCCCTAAAAAAGATGACTAA
- a CDS encoding ABC transporter substrate-binding protein, producing MTKMTNLSRKIRKYPILAKWLFLIILILSFSFWVYLIFNPQLLINIFSQNWCKDFELNDNLSCGEESLFTKNKFPLFQQGNFKKAVDFFTEQRLNNQNNPEILIYLNNAKLMQQGKKSYTIAIVIPINQDARGIAEALLRGAAQFQEDFNKDPKNPGLKILVVNDENKPDTVDKLAEHLLSKNDVIAVIGHYTSEVTKAALPVYQKNKVVVIAPATAARKSLFSGKKVLPNFLFRTIPSVKLQIPKLIEQLQLSQLAIKEKVAVFYNPNSTFSQSAFEEFRNQLGASKIIEQDISISKFMPRKILNEVKQQGAKALILIPDGKVNHYSFKNTLNLIDVNEDQLPMAGYSTLYDETILYKQNVKKLLIVVPWHPLSSPNKEMIQRAKQLWGTANIGVQTGISYDATLVLTKALEKVSISASLPNQRLAIQQQLNNIKQVTGGASGTISFDNDGDMIENTSQIVRVIPTKCAISGAIFVPMNYDLTKLDCQQMIKNSKINK from the coding sequence ATGACTAAAATGACAAATCTTTCCAGAAAAATCCGTAAATATCCAATTTTGGCTAAATGGTTATTTTTAATAATCTTGATACTTAGTTTTTCTTTCTGGGTATATTTGATTTTTAATCCGCAATTATTGATAAATATTTTTTCTCAAAATTGGTGTAAAGATTTTGAGTTAAATGACAATTTATCTTGTGGAGAAGAAAGTCTCTTTACAAAAAATAAATTTCCATTGTTTCAACAAGGTAACTTTAAAAAAGCTGTTGATTTTTTTACTGAACAGAGACTTAATAATCAAAATAATCCAGAAATTTTAATCTACCTCAACAATGCCAAATTGATGCAACAAGGCAAAAAAAGTTACACTATTGCTATTGTTATTCCTATTAATCAGGATGCTAGAGGTATAGCAGAAGCCTTGTTAAGAGGTGCAGCACAATTTCAAGAAGATTTCAACAAAGATCCTAAAAATCCAGGTTTAAAAATTCTGGTTGTTAACGATGAAAATAAACCTGACACAGTTGATAAATTAGCTGAACATCTGCTTTCTAAAAATGATGTAATCGCAGTCATTGGACATTATACATCTGAAGTAACTAAAGCAGCTTTACCTGTTTATCAAAAGAACAAAGTTGTTGTTATTGCTCCTGCTACGGCTGCTAGAAAAAGTCTTTTTTCCGGTAAGAAAGTTTTACCAAACTTCTTATTTCGGACTATCCCCAGTGTGAAACTTCAGATTCCTAAATTAATTGAGCAATTGCAATTATCACAATTAGCTATTAAAGAAAAAGTAGCTGTTTTTTACAATCCAAACAGCACTTTTAGTCAATCTGCTTTTGAAGAATTTCGTAACCAATTAGGTGCAAGTAAGATAATTGAACAAGATATATCTATATCTAAATTTATGCCCCGTAAAATCTTAAATGAAGTTAAGCAGCAAGGGGCAAAAGCACTGATTCTCATTCCTGATGGTAAAGTTAATCATTATAGTTTTAAAAATACTTTAAACCTGATAGATGTCAATGAAGATCAACTGCCAATGGCAGGATACTCGACTCTATATGATGAGACTATACTCTATAAACAGAATGTCAAAAAACTTTTAATAGTCGTTCCTTGGCATCCTTTATCTAGTCCTAATAAAGAGATGATTCAAAGAGCTAAACAACTTTGGGGAACTGCTAACATAGGTGTTCAAACCGGAATATCTTATGATGCTACTTTGGTTTTGACAAAAGCTCTAGAAAAAGTATCTATATCTGCTAGTTTGCCAAACCAAAGATTGGCTATACAGCAGCAATTAAACAATATAAAACAGGTAACAGGAGGAGCTTCAGGAACTATCTCTTTTGATAATGATGGAGATATGATAGAAAACACTTCTCAAATAGTTCGTGTTATCCCTACTAAATGTGCCATATCTGGGGCAATATTTGTCCCAATGAACTATGATTTGACAAAATTAGATTGTCAACAAATGATCAAGAATTCTAAAATAAATAAGTAG
- a CDS encoding serine/threonine protein kinase, with product MIEPGDIIHNRYHVLQELGDGGFGKTFEVEDTFMNDHKVIKILTQSSDKVLGLFKQEFNVLQQLNNPGIPRVEVDAYIKFKCPHTPEALHGLVMEKIAGQDLGKWLEQNYKIPNSQQAIEWLEQLTLILSHVHSQNYLHRDIKPNNIMLKPDGQLVLIDFGIVKEFIQKTQKQTIPATMVGSLGYCSPEQEAGKEVDYTSDFFSLGRTFLHLLTGTYPGYDNFQRDRQTGKLLWQDKAPEISEEFKDLIDYLMEHDPKNRPQNTQKILRLIQKIKAGQKQVILPIPIVFFSFALNFVFLTLLAMEVTLGIGLKVLFVVVLCVIGGFLFLPLIKYLL from the coding sequence ATGATTGAACCTGGAGATATTATCCATAATCGTTATCATGTTCTGCAAGAATTAGGAGATGGTGGTTTTGGTAAAACTTTTGAAGTAGAAGATACGTTCATGAATGATCATAAAGTCATTAAAATTTTAACCCAATCAAGTGATAAAGTCTTGGGACTTTTTAAACAAGAGTTTAATGTATTACAACAATTAAATAATCCGGGAATTCCCCGCGTAGAAGTGGATGCTTACATTAAATTTAAATGTCCTCACACCCCGGAAGCTTTACATGGTTTAGTCATGGAGAAAATTGCTGGACAGGATTTGGGTAAATGGTTGGAACAAAATTACAAAATTCCTAATAGCCAACAAGCTATCGAATGGCTAGAACAATTGACCCTGATCCTATCTCATGTTCATAGTCAGAATTATTTACATCGGGATATTAAGCCAAATAACATAATGTTAAAACCTGATGGTCAATTAGTATTAATTGATTTTGGTATTGTTAAAGAATTTATCCAAAAAACTCAAAAGCAAACTATTCCGGCTACAATGGTGGGATCATTAGGCTATTGTTCACCAGAGCAAGAAGCTGGCAAAGAGGTAGATTATACATCTGATTTTTTCTCCTTAGGGCGGACATTTCTGCACTTACTCACAGGAACTTATCCTGGATACGATAACTTTCAAAGAGATAGACAAACCGGAAAGTTATTATGGCAAGATAAAGCCCCAGAAATTTCTGAAGAATTTAAAGATTTAATTGATTATTTAATGGAGCATGATCCAAAAAATAGACCACAAAATACACAAAAAATTTTGCGGTTAATCCAAAAAATTAAAGCTGGTCAAAAACAAGTTATCCTCCCTATCCCAATTGTTTTCTTCAGCTTTGCTCTCAATTTTGTTTTTCTGACTTTACTAGCTATGGAAGTTACATTAGGTATAGGCTTGAAAGTTCTCTTCGTCGTTGTTCTATGTGTGATTGGCGGGTTTCTCTTTTTACCTTTGATTAAATATCTATTATGA
- the tilS gene encoding tRNA lysidine(34) synthetase TilS yields MTWTPLHAQIHRTIRARNLFERNQKLLVAVSGGQDSLCLIKLLLDLQPKWGWNLAIAHCDHCWREDSQANAHHVANLAKTWHTPFYLETANQPVNSEATARNWRYQALTKIAQSYNYQYIITGHTASDRAETLLYNLMRGTGADGLQALTWQRPLTDNIMLVRPLLEVNRSQTEQFCQEFNLPIWEDSTNQNLQYARNRIRQELIPYLKANFNPQVEANLAQTAELLQAEVEYLEQTAHQLRLEASVQGEKGNLKVNRCLLKKVPLALQRRVMRQLLQEILPDAPNFEHIEKITALITAPNRSRTDPFPGDWTAIVQGDWIYIYSKQLGHGLL; encoded by the coding sequence ATGACATGGACACCCCTCCACGCCCAAATACATCGGACTATCCGCGCCCGTAATCTATTTGAGCGCAATCAAAAGCTATTAGTCGCAGTATCGGGTGGACAAGATTCCCTATGCTTAATTAAATTACTATTAGATCTACAACCCAAATGGGGATGGAATCTAGCCATAGCCCATTGTGATCATTGTTGGCGTGAAGACTCCCAAGCTAATGCTCACCACGTCGCCAATTTAGCGAAAACTTGGCACACACCTTTCTATTTAGAAACAGCTAATCAACCTGTTAACAGTGAAGCCACAGCCAGAAATTGGCGATATCAGGCTTTAACAAAAATTGCCCAGTCTTATAACTATCAATATATTATTACCGGACATACTGCCAGCGATCGCGCAGAAACTTTACTATACAATTTAATGCGTGGTACTGGTGCTGATGGTTTACAAGCTTTAACTTGGCAACGTCCCCTAACTGACAATATCATGTTAGTGCGTCCATTATTAGAAGTTAACCGTTCCCAAACAGAGCAATTTTGTCAAGAGTTTAATTTGCCAATTTGGGAAGATTCCACCAATCAAAATTTACAATATGCGCGAAACCGCATTCGTCAAGAATTAATCCCCTATTTAAAAGCGAATTTCAATCCCCAAGTAGAAGCAAATTTAGCGCAAACAGCCGAACTTCTACAAGCAGAGGTAGAGTATTTGGAACAAACAGCCCATCAGTTGCGGCTAGAAGCCTCAGTACAGGGCGAGAAAGGTAATTTAAAGGTAAACCGCTGTTTATTAAAAAAAGTACCCCTAGCTTTACAACGTCGGGTCATGCGTCAGCTACTTCAAGAAATACTTCCTGATGCCCCTAATTTTGAACACATTGAAAAAATCACAGCCTTAATCACAGCCCCCAATCGTTCCCGAACAGATCCTTTTCCTGGAGATTGGACAGCAATAGTCCAAGGTGACTGGATTTATATATACTCAAAACAGTTGGGACATGGACTTTTGTAA
- a CDS encoding UDP-glucose dehydrogenase family protein yields MRVCVIGTGYVGLVTGACLAHIGHDVICIDNNEEKVKLMKSGQSPIFEPGLSEIMQSAISSGNIQFSSDLAAGVNHGEILFIAVGTPPLPNGESDTRYVEAVARGIGENLQGGYKVIVNKSTVPIGSGDWVRMIVLDGIAERQKTLLVSGDTASDDKLSKIANDFDVVSNPEFLREGSAVHDTFNPDRIVLGGNSQQATGMMKELYAPIVERKFAADKSLPPVPVLVTDLSSAEMIKYAANAFLATKISFINEVANICDRVGADVTQVAKGIGLDSRIGSKFLQAGIGWGGSCFPKDVSALIHTADDYGYEAQLMKAAVSVNERQRLIALEKLQQALKILKGKTVGLLGLTFKPDTDDLRDAPALILIEQLNRLGAKVKAYDPIISQTGMRHGLSGVLVETDAERLADGCDALVLVTEWQQFSTLDYGKMAKLMNHAVMIDGRNFLNPQAMVKAGFQYVGVGR; encoded by the coding sequence ATGCGTGTTTGCGTAATTGGTACTGGTTATGTTGGTTTAGTAACAGGTGCTTGTTTGGCTCATATTGGCCATGATGTAATTTGCATAGATAATAACGAAGAAAAAGTAAAATTAATGAAGTCTGGGCAGTCGCCGATTTTCGAGCCAGGACTCTCGGAAATTATGCAGTCTGCCATTAGTAGTGGCAATATTCAATTTTCTAGTGATCTCGCGGCTGGTGTTAATCATGGAGAAATCCTGTTTATTGCCGTGGGAACTCCTCCTTTACCCAATGGTGAAAGTGATACCCGATATGTAGAAGCTGTGGCTCGTGGCATTGGCGAAAATCTTCAAGGTGGCTATAAGGTAATTGTCAACAAATCTACTGTCCCCATTGGTTCTGGTGACTGGGTAAGAATGATTGTTTTAGACGGGATTGCTGAACGTCAAAAAACATTGCTGGTATCTGGTGATACAGCTAGTGATGATAAATTATCGAAGATTGCTAATGATTTTGATGTCGTAAGTAATCCAGAGTTTCTCCGGGAAGGTTCAGCAGTTCATGATACATTTAACCCTGATCGGATTGTCTTAGGTGGCAATAGTCAACAAGCCACTGGCATGATGAAAGAACTATATGCGCCAATTGTCGAACGCAAATTTGCGGCTGATAAATCTTTGCCTCCTGTTCCAGTTTTGGTAACAGATTTAAGTTCGGCAGAAATGATTAAATATGCCGCTAATGCCTTTTTAGCCACCAAGATTAGTTTTATTAATGAAGTTGCTAATATATGCGATCGCGTTGGTGCGGATGTTACCCAAGTAGCAAAAGGCATCGGTTTAGATTCCCGTATTGGTAGCAAGTTCTTACAAGCTGGTATTGGTTGGGGTGGTTCATGTTTCCCCAAAGATGTTTCTGCCCTCATTCACACCGCTGATGATTATGGCTATGAAGCCCAACTCATGAAAGCCGCTGTCAGTGTTAACGAACGTCAACGCCTAATCGCCCTAGAAAAACTCCAACAGGCTTTAAAAATCCTCAAAGGTAAAACTGTGGGACTACTCGGTTTAACCTTCAAACCAGATACAGACGATTTACGGGACGCACCGGCACTAATCTTGATTGAACAACTCAACCGATTGGGAGCTAAAGTCAAGGCTTATGACCCCATTATTTCCCAAACAGGAATGCGTCATGGTCTTTCTGGTGTGTTAGTAGAAACCGACGCGGAAAGACTAGCAGATGGCTGTGATGCTTTGGTACTTGTCACCGAGTGGCAACAGTTCAGCACTTTGGACTATGGGAAAATGGCAAAATTAATGAACCACGCCGTTATGATTGATGGTCGTAATTTCCTTAACCCCCAAGCAATGGTAAAAGCTGGATTCCAATACGTGGGCGTGGGAAGGTAG
- a CDS encoding UDP-glucuronic acid decarboxylase family protein translates to MRILVTGGAGFIGSHLIDRLMNDGHEVICLDNFYTGKKHNLLKWLDHHNFELIRHDITEPIRLEVDQVYHLACPASPVHYQYNPIKTVKTNVIGTLNMLGLAKRVKARFLLASTSEVYGDPEVHPQTEDYRGSVNPIGIRSCYDEGKRMAETLAFDYYRENKVEIRVARIFNTYGPRMLENDGRVVSNFVAQALRGVPLTVYGEGQQTRSFCYVSDLVNGLMRLMNGEHTGPINLGNPDEYTILELAQAVQNLINPDAQIKFEPLPADDPRRRRPDITKAQTLLDWEPTIPLQDGLKLMIEDFRQRFQK, encoded by the coding sequence ATGAGAATTTTAGTGACGGGCGGTGCTGGTTTTATTGGTTCTCATCTAATTGACCGACTCATGAATGATGGTCATGAAGTCATCTGCCTGGATAATTTCTATACAGGAAAGAAACACAATCTCCTCAAATGGTTAGATCATCATAATTTTGAACTGATCCGTCACGATATCACCGAACCAATTCGGTTAGAAGTGGATCAAGTTTATCATCTGGCTTGTCCGGCTTCTCCAGTGCATTATCAGTATAACCCAATTAAAACAGTTAAAACTAACGTTATTGGCACACTCAATATGTTGGGGTTAGCTAAACGAGTTAAAGCTAGATTTTTATTAGCTTCCACCAGTGAAGTCTACGGAGATCCAGAAGTTCATCCCCAAACTGAAGATTATCGAGGCAGCGTCAATCCCATTGGCATTCGCTCATGTTATGACGAAGGTAAGAGAATGGCGGAAACCTTAGCATTTGATTATTACAGAGAAAATAAAGTCGAGATTCGCGTCGCCAGAATATTCAATACTTATGGACCGAGAATGCTGGAAAATGATGGTCGCGTAGTCAGCAATTTTGTCGCGCAAGCATTACGAGGTGTGCCTTTAACTGTTTATGGTGAAGGTCAACAAACCCGGAGTTTTTGTTATGTTTCCGACTTGGTAAATGGACTAATGCGATTAATGAATGGTGAACATACTGGCCCCATAAATTTGGGTAATCCTGATGAGTACACTATCTTAGAACTGGCGCAGGCTGTGCAAAACTTGATTAACCCAGATGCACAAATTAAATTTGAACCCCTACCTGCTGATGATCCCCGTCGTCGTCGTCCCGATATTACTAAGGCACAAACTTTGTTAGATTGGGAACCTACTATTCCTCTGCAAGACGGTTTAAAATTAATGATCGAAGATTTCCGTCAACGTTTTCAAAAGTAG
- a CDS encoding formylglycine-generating enzyme family protein: MKNIWLKSLILSLLIIGLFFGFSPEVKASSPEHSCPEGMVFIPGGTFNIGSDAHYDSERSAEDITVNSFCMDKYEITNAKFAQFVKETGYITVAERPLPKDQFPDLSDDSRKPGSLVFQMADPEAKRVRYLSWWKWTLGANWRHPFGADSNINGKDNYPVVQVAYEDVKAYTEWAKMSLPTETQWEYAARGGLNHAIYSWGEQYSEKKANTWQGLFPVFNTKADGYIGTAPVGSFQPNGYGLYDITGNVWEWTTDWYRPGHDHKSHTSNPQGPSKQESFDPREPGVAKHVIKGGSYLCAPNYCSRYRPAARESQSPDTGTTHIGFRLVKLLN, encoded by the coding sequence ATGAAAAATATTTGGTTAAAATCACTAATTCTTAGCTTGTTAATCATAGGCCTGTTTTTCGGGTTTTCCCCAGAAGTCAAGGCATCTTCTCCAGAACATAGCTGTCCAGAGGGAATGGTATTTATTCCTGGTGGAACTTTTAATATTGGTTCAGATGCTCACTACGATTCAGAACGTTCTGCTGAAGATATTACCGTTAATAGTTTTTGTATGGATAAATATGAAATTACTAACGCCAAATTTGCCCAATTTGTCAAAGAAACCGGCTATATTACAGTAGCAGAACGTCCTTTACCAAAAGATCAATTTCCTGATTTATCAGATGATAGTAGAAAACCGGGTTCTTTAGTCTTTCAAATGGCAGACCCAGAAGCGAAAAGAGTCCGCTATTTAAGCTGGTGGAAATGGACTTTAGGTGCAAATTGGCGACATCCTTTCGGAGCCGATAGTAATATTAATGGTAAAGACAATTATCCCGTTGTTCAAGTTGCCTATGAAGATGTTAAAGCTTATACCGAATGGGCAAAGATGTCACTACCAACAGAAACCCAGTGGGAATATGCGGCTCGTGGGGGACTCAATCATGCTATTTATAGTTGGGGTGAACAATACTCGGAAAAGAAAGCTAATACCTGGCAAGGATTATTTCCAGTTTTCAATACTAAAGCAGATGGTTATATTGGCACCGCACCTGTAGGGTCTTTTCAGCCTAATGGTTATGGATTATATGATATTACTGGTAATGTCTGGGAATGGACTACTGATTGGTATCGTCCTGGTCATGACCATAAGAGTCACACTTCAAATCCTCAAGGTCCTTCTAAACAAGAAAGCTTTGACCCAAGAGAGCCAGGAGTTGCCAAGCACGTTATTAAAGGTGGGTCTTATCTATGCGCTCCTAATTATTGTAGTCGCTATCGTCCTGCGGCCAGGGAGTCTCAATCACCAGATACAGGAACAACACATATTGGTTTTCGTTTGGTAAAATTACTTAACTAA